One Flavobacterium sp. 90 DNA segment encodes these proteins:
- a CDS encoding M15 family metallopeptidase — protein MDQTTKKHIDLLHPSVREEVTKIIEECDLALTGKAKVRITQGLRSFQEQEDLYAFGRTKPGKKVTNAKGGQSIHNYGFAVDICLIIDGKTASWDTAKDWDNDQVSDWQECVKIFAKYNWNWGGDWKTFKDLPHFDKKGYSDWKVLSKLKRDRKNYVILYK, from the coding sequence ATGGATCAAACAACAAAAAAACACATTGATTTGCTTCATCCTTCGGTCAGGGAAGAAGTTACCAAAATTATCGAGGAATGTGATCTGGCTTTAACCGGAAAGGCAAAAGTAAGAATTACGCAAGGACTCAGATCTTTTCAGGAACAAGAAGATCTTTATGCTTTTGGACGAACTAAACCCGGAAAAAAAGTAACGAATGCCAAAGGCGGACAATCTATTCATAATTATGGTTTTGCCGTAGACATTTGCCTGATTATAGATGGCAAAACCGCTTCCTGGGATACTGCTAAAGATTGGGATAACGATCAAGTTTCTGATTGGCAGGAATGTGTCAAAATCTTCGCTAAATACAACTGGAACTGGGGCGGAGACTGGAAAACGTTTAAAGATCTTCCGCATTTTGACAAAAAAGGATATAGCGACTGGAAAGTGCTGAGTAAGCTAAAACGTGACAGAAAAAACTATGTAATCTTATACAAATAA
- a CDS encoding phage holin family protein codes for MMHKISEYSNELKLLLYGVFMYLEMDVEIVKVLFYLMVMDTFLGIIKTIVLNNAFSFKKLALGFVSKLAVLLIPTALALMSKGLNYNFKWFVTIVMDLLIVSDGISIISNIIAIKTKKEVENFDAMTLILKSIRERLIQLFKRLLITIDPKYHIEK; via the coding sequence ATGATGCATAAAATCTCAGAATATTCAAATGAACTAAAATTACTGCTTTATGGAGTCTTTATGTATCTGGAAATGGATGTAGAAATTGTCAAAGTTCTGTTTTACTTAATGGTAATGGATACTTTTCTGGGTATAATCAAAACCATCGTATTAAATAATGCCTTTAGCTTTAAAAAGTTAGCCTTGGGATTTGTATCAAAATTAGCCGTATTGCTAATACCAACAGCTTTGGCATTAATGAGTAAAGGACTTAATTACAACTTTAAATGGTTCGTAACCATAGTAATGGATTTACTTATTGTTAGCGACGGAATTTCCATAATCAGCAATATAATTGCCATAAAAACAAAGAAAGAAGTCGAAAATTTCGACGCAATGACCTTGATTCTTAAATCAATAAGAGAACGTTTGATACAATTATTCAAACGCCTTTTGATTACAATTGACCCTAAATACCATATCGAAAAATAA
- a CDS encoding AraC family transcriptional regulator, with the protein MTTDIIELNDFIVLIEQSNTSKTFVQKCEIDGDAVGFAFYGSGNVELEIKHNNQTKYLTNTTGLAICFFGNQKVEFSHKIEPDKPLQSISIFTKPKHLHSLPEAEKEIFEKHLPDLLNPKEHFVEGPSFYMTLDMQLAVQKIFNTSYTGNTRLLFLKSQINELLAHFYALLTTGTKIDFSETDKNKLYKAKEIVTNSYSKPPSITQLSQMVGLNSNKLKKNFKELFGIPVFKYVQEERLHKAYELLRESERTVQESAWEVGYESLSSFSNAFHKKFGMRPNEVRQQFLSNKS; encoded by the coding sequence ATGACAACAGATATCATAGAATTAAATGACTTTATTGTTTTAATCGAACAATCGAATACTTCTAAAACTTTTGTTCAGAAGTGTGAAATTGATGGTGACGCCGTTGGGTTTGCTTTTTACGGTTCTGGCAATGTCGAACTAGAAATCAAACATAACAATCAAACCAAATATTTGACGAACACAACAGGTTTGGCAATTTGTTTCTTTGGAAATCAAAAAGTAGAATTCTCCCATAAAATCGAACCCGATAAACCGTTACAATCGATTAGTATTTTTACGAAACCTAAACATCTTCATTCTTTGCCTGAGGCCGAAAAAGAAATTTTTGAAAAGCATCTTCCGGACTTACTAAATCCGAAAGAACATTTTGTCGAAGGTCCCTCCTTTTATATGACGCTTGATATGCAATTGGCGGTTCAGAAAATCTTTAATACTTCTTATACAGGAAATACAAGATTGTTGTTTTTAAAAAGCCAGATCAATGAATTATTGGCACATTTTTATGCTCTTTTAACCACAGGAACCAAAATTGACTTTTCGGAAACAGACAAAAACAAACTTTATAAAGCCAAAGAAATTGTAACTAATAGTTATTCGAAACCTCCTTCGATTACGCAATTATCTCAAATGGTAGGTTTGAATAGTAACAAACTCAAAAAGAACTTCAAGGAATTATTTGGCATTCCGGTTTTTAAATATGTTCAGGAAGAACGACTTCATAAAGCATACGAATTACTCCGCGAAAGCGAAAGAACCGTACAAGAATCAGCTTGGGAAGTTGGCTACGAAAGTTTAAGTTCGTTTTCGAATGCATTTCACAAGAAATTCGGAATGCGTCCCAATGAAGTTCGGCAACAGTTCCTTTCAAACAAATCATAA